From Mucilaginibacter rubeus, a single genomic window includes:
- a CDS encoding WD40/YVTN/BNR-like repeat-containing protein yields the protein MKLSRVFISGILFCFLSFNSALKAQTIIILQQDKPTSIRGLSVVDDKTAWISGSKGYIAKTEDGGKTWNWQQIKGYEKSDFRDIEAFNDKEAVIMSAGSPSFILKTIDGGQTWQEKYKKTDTTYFLDAMDFADKLHGYILGDPIDNKFLLLETKDRGETWSEANNPPDALTGEAAFAASGTCLRVSDKGTIYIASGGKRARLISLKPNANSWQYSNLPITHGQSSEGAFSLSIGQNHGIIVGGDYAKDKKTDSAATIYTSHPTPSFISPQTGPAGFQSSVEHIKSDIFLSTGTPGSNISVDGGRTWKQIDGTSFNVCRKAKRGKLVLLAGNGGKIGILKL from the coding sequence ATGAAGCTAAGTCGCGTTTTTATTTCTGGCATTTTATTTTGTTTTCTATCCTTTAATTCTGCTTTAAAAGCACAAACAATTATCATTTTGCAGCAAGATAAACCTACAAGTATTCGTGGGTTATCTGTTGTTGATGATAAAACAGCGTGGATAAGCGGCAGCAAAGGATACATTGCTAAAACCGAAGATGGCGGTAAAACCTGGAACTGGCAGCAAATAAAAGGCTATGAAAAATCCGACTTCCGGGACATAGAAGCTTTTAACGACAAGGAAGCGGTGATCATGAGTGCAGGTTCCCCTTCCTTCATTTTAAAAACAATAGACGGCGGGCAAACCTGGCAGGAAAAATACAAGAAAACTGATACAACCTATTTTTTAGATGCCATGGATTTTGCAGACAAGCTCCATGGTTATATTTTAGGCGATCCCATCGACAACAAATTTTTATTATTGGAAACCAAAGACCGCGGCGAAACATGGAGTGAAGCTAATAATCCTCCGGATGCTTTAACTGGCGAAGCAGCATTTGCAGCAAGCGGAACTTGCCTTAGAGTATCGGATAAAGGAACGATATATATTGCTTCAGGAGGAAAAAGAGCAAGACTTATTTCGTTAAAACCTAATGCCAACTCATGGCAGTATTCAAATCTACCAATTACTCATGGTCAAAGTAGTGAAGGAGCCTTTTCATTGTCAATAGGGCAAAATCATGGAATTATAGTTGGAGGTGATTACGCTAAGGATAAGAAAACAGATTCAGCAGCGACTATCTACACTTCCCACCCTACTCCAAGTTTCATATCGCCACAAACAGGCCCGGCAGGTTTTCAATCATCTGTTGAACACATAAAATCAGATATATTTCTATCAACCGGAACGCCTGGAAGCAACATAAGTGTTGATGGCGGAAGGACTTGGAAGCAGATTGACGGCACAAGTTTTAACGTTTGTCGCAAAGCCAAGCGCGGAAAACTTGTGTTATTAGCAGGGAACGGCGGTAAAATAGGCATTCTGAAATTATAG
- a CDS encoding GDSL-type esterase/lipase family protein: MANDKKISELPVAETINASDKSILISNNADYQFDFAALLQFINAGLNAGANLTFGSVLPQNVSGKNGDVFINTTAGSFAQKIAGVWTVVYTISAGGTADTTVLYGTTTPNSATGGNGDTFINTVSGIFYKKSAGAWSQVFSMQTGPQGPQGASGTNGTNGSNGKTVLNGTANPSNNLGTDGDFYINTSSYFLFGPKSAGAWGTGISLIISGVQFEETDNKNTPNGYAGLDGSGKIAAAQLPSYVDDVVEVTNYASLPTNGEAGKIYITTDTNNEYRWSGSTYIQIVASPGTTDTVPEGTTNRYFTATRVLTSLLTGIGFSTATAITATDTILQALGKLQAQITGLFKIPAGGASGQILAKNSNADGDLHWINPPSGGGGSGSYEPSGQIKSFRVDYGAVGDGVTDDTVAINAALQANKRVFDNGDFLVTNMVNDYGCQIEGDVRILKQTPNQKQQINSYADKYQRIFGEEYLSSFHKKLISGTATKVILTGDSTTTGDGTSNASFRIENILHMLTLRYQIQGGVTYTNNAVGGKGTTDWLSTYLTNDLALNPDVYIIRWGVNDTISLTADQFIENLDTGLSIIRANANFTRDKLTIILQSQNTTTDDTSGHKGQIFNEAVNSGLRVLARKYQCCFMDIYGMWQDSKNGQDYINSTDATTLNLIHPKDVFYAWISDAIFKVLYPEYFRKLPFTENTQTGITNMAAFSHFNIGVNYDFVLSDDGYPIKGLLTTHKNSIGMISQYLMPYDQATIIYIRNGYNGIYQEWVQLQAVTPPLIYDGTPGGITITKLPTAFPIGICTDFVTASDGWPINGMLITHKTSIGLIKQTLSSYDTTTDERVRVGYGSWQAWKQVTLV; the protein is encoded by the coding sequence ATGGCAAACGATAAAAAAATAAGCGAACTTCCGGTAGCGGAAACTATAAATGCCTCCGACAAATCAATCCTGATCAGCAATAATGCTGACTATCAATTTGATTTTGCCGCTCTGTTGCAATTTATTAATGCGGGATTAAATGCCGGAGCTAACTTAACCTTCGGCTCGGTGTTGCCTCAAAACGTTAGCGGCAAAAATGGAGACGTGTTTATCAACACAACCGCAGGCTCCTTTGCACAAAAAATAGCAGGTGTTTGGACGGTTGTTTACACAATATCCGCAGGAGGCACCGCCGATACCACCGTACTATATGGCACAACGACACCAAATTCGGCAACCGGCGGCAATGGTGATACTTTTATAAACACTGTAAGCGGTATATTTTATAAAAAGTCCGCAGGTGCCTGGAGCCAGGTATTTTCCATGCAAACCGGCCCGCAAGGCCCCCAGGGTGCAAGCGGAACAAATGGTACCAACGGCAGTAATGGCAAAACCGTATTAAACGGCACAGCCAACCCATCCAACAACCTGGGCACCGATGGTGATTTTTACATTAATACGTCTTCTTACTTTTTATTTGGCCCCAAAAGCGCCGGTGCCTGGGGAACCGGGATCTCCCTGATAATTTCAGGTGTACAATTTGAAGAAACCGATAATAAAAACACGCCGAACGGCTACGCTGGTTTAGACGGCAGCGGGAAAATTGCGGCAGCCCAGCTTCCCAGCTATGTTGATGATGTGGTGGAAGTTACCAACTATGCCTCGTTACCGACAAACGGTGAAGCCGGAAAAATCTACATAACCACCGATACCAACAATGAGTATCGTTGGAGTGGTTCTACATATATTCAAATTGTTGCGTCGCCAGGAACTACCGATACGGTGCCTGAAGGTACGACCAATAGATACTTTACGGCGACACGAGTATTGACGTCTCTATTAACGGGCATAGGTTTTAGTACTGCTACTGCAATTACAGCAACTGACACAATTTTACAAGCCCTTGGTAAACTTCAAGCTCAAATTACCGGCTTATTCAAGATCCCGGCAGGAGGTGCAAGCGGACAGATATTAGCAAAAAACAGCAATGCTGATGGCGATTTACATTGGATTAATCCGCCATCGGGAGGAGGAGGTAGCGGTTCATACGAACCATCAGGTCAAATAAAATCTTTTCGGGTTGATTATGGAGCGGTAGGCGATGGGGTGACGGATGATACGGTGGCTATCAATGCAGCATTGCAGGCAAACAAAAGGGTATTTGATAACGGAGATTTTCTTGTTACAAATATGGTTAATGATTATGGGTGTCAAATCGAAGGAGACGTAAGAATATTAAAACAAACTCCAAACCAAAAACAGCAAATTAACTCCTATGCGGATAAATATCAAAGGATATTTGGAGAAGAGTATTTATCATCCTTCCACAAAAAGCTAATTAGTGGAACAGCAACAAAAGTAATATTGACGGGTGATAGTACTACTACCGGTGATGGAACATCTAACGCTTCTTTTCGCATTGAAAATATCCTCCATATGTTAACATTGCGATATCAAATACAGGGAGGTGTGACGTATACAAATAATGCCGTTGGAGGTAAGGGAACTACGGATTGGCTTAGTACTTATTTGACTAACGATTTAGCACTTAACCCTGATGTATATATAATCCGTTGGGGGGTGAATGATACCATAAGTCTCACGGCAGACCAATTCATTGAGAATTTAGATACTGGACTTTCGATAATTAGAGCAAATGCTAATTTTACACGAGATAAGCTGACTATCATTTTACAATCACAAAATACAACCACGGATGATACTTCAGGCCATAAAGGACAAATATTTAATGAAGCTGTTAACAGCGGTTTGCGGGTGCTAGCTCGTAAGTATCAATGCTGTTTTATGGATATTTATGGGATGTGGCAGGATAGCAAAAATGGTCAGGATTATATTAATTCAACCGACGCCACAACACTGAATTTAATCCATCCCAAAGATGTATTCTACGCTTGGATATCTGACGCTATCTTTAAGGTTTTGTATCCCGAGTATTTTAGAAAACTGCCATTTACCGAAAATACACAGACTGGTATTACAAACATGGCTGCTTTTTCTCATTTTAATATCGGTGTTAATTATGACTTTGTACTTTCGGATGATGGATACCCCATAAAAGGGCTTCTCACGACTCACAAAAATAGCATTGGCATGATTTCGCAATATCTGATGCCGTACGACCAAGCGACTATAATTTATATAAGAAACGGATACAATGGCATTTACCAGGAATGGGTACAATTACAAGCCGTAACGCCCCCACTAATTTATGATGGTACACCCGGAGGAATAACAATTACTAAATTACCTACCGCGTTTCCCATTGGAATCTGTACCGATTTTGTTACTGCCAGTGATGGTTGGCCTATAAATGGGATGTTGATAACTCATAAAACAAGTATTGGTTTAATTAAGCAAACATTGTCATCTTATGACACGACAACGGATGAACGTGTACGCGTAGGCTATGGCTCTTGGCAAGCATGGAAACAGGTGACCTTAGTATAA
- a CDS encoding head maturation protease, ClpP-related, whose product MSYKIYLYDTETDCIGSGNLSSAYIQTQLEAAAGTDVEVHISSVGGSAFDAIAIYDLLKKYPGKVTTYIDALAASAASVVAMGGGQIVMSKYALLMIHKPMVGTGGNADELLKDVQMLNVVQERLAQIYMDKSGLDGVTVNSLINSVTWMTADQALELGFIDQIEDYGTEITNSALIKNYTSTAPAIYQRCINKILNINNNSMNIENKELIEKTTSVLDKIMNFFKKVVNKQTITDKGTLHHTGQIEEGAEVYQDEDMTTPAISDIYTCADGKQLDIKHGKINAITQVEPEKAPEAEDEDDDLPESKLKSAKPTEVQNRIQQLKARLHAQNALLTEARTALEEANNRLQKTRTEVKNEIKSTFTPEGSKRSNKAHAEPAPFFAPQTEIAKNAVKKAIAS is encoded by the coding sequence ATGAGCTATAAAATTTATTTATACGATACCGAAACCGACTGCATTGGTTCGGGTAATTTATCATCGGCCTACATCCAAACCCAACTTGAAGCAGCAGCTGGAACTGATGTTGAAGTTCACATCAGCTCGGTAGGCGGCAGCGCATTCGATGCCATCGCCATTTATGATCTGCTAAAAAAATATCCAGGCAAGGTCACTACTTATATTGATGCTTTGGCTGCATCGGCAGCTTCAGTTGTTGCAATGGGTGGTGGGCAAATAGTAATGAGCAAATATGCGCTGCTTATGATCCACAAACCTATGGTTGGCACAGGTGGCAATGCCGATGAGCTTTTAAAAGATGTGCAGATGCTAAATGTAGTTCAGGAGCGGCTGGCGCAAATTTATATGGACAAATCTGGTTTGGACGGAGTTACCGTAAACAGTTTGATCAACTCTGTAACCTGGATGACCGCTGATCAGGCCCTTGAACTGGGCTTTATCGATCAAATAGAAGATTATGGCACAGAGATAACCAACAGTGCCCTCATAAAAAATTATACCAGCACAGCACCTGCCATTTATCAGCGATGCATTAACAAAATCTTAAACATAAATAATAACAGCATGAACATCGAAAACAAAGAACTTATCGAGAAGACCACTTCGGTATTAGACAAGATCATGAACTTCTTTAAAAAAGTGGTAAACAAACAAACCATTACCGACAAAGGTACACTACATCACACAGGACAGATTGAAGAAGGTGCCGAAGTTTACCAGGACGAGGACATGACCACTCCTGCTATAAGTGATATTTATACTTGTGCCGATGGTAAGCAACTGGATATAAAACACGGCAAGATCAATGCTATAACACAGGTGGAACCTGAAAAAGCTCCCGAAGCGGAAGATGAAGACGATGATTTACCCGAAAGCAAATTAAAATCGGCTAAACCTACCGAGGTACAAAACCGCATACAACAGCTAAAGGCCCGCTTGCATGCGCAGAACGCCTTACTAACCGAGGCACGTACCGCACTTGAAGAAGCAAATAACCGTCTGCAAAAAACACGTACCGAGGTAAAAAACGAAATCAAATCAACCTTTACACCCGAGGGCTCAAAACGAAGCAACAAAGCCCATGCTGAACCAGCCCCGTTCTTTGCTCCACAAACTGAGATAGCTAAAAACGCTGTTAAAAAAGCAATAGCGTCTTAA